A window from Polyangium spumosum encodes these proteins:
- a CDS encoding polysaccharide pyruvyl transferase family protein, whose product MNLGDEAILDGILTQLRASIPAEITVFSLDPQDTARRHQVERVVPVRRLTRKEAAAEVGRLDLFLLGGGGILYDRDAATYLREVFIAKELGVPVALYAVSAGPLLDPDARQAVRAALNGAAIITVRDKEARRLLEDVGVDREIHLTADPALLIHEEPLSIEAIKAEGVEFERHLVGFSVREPGPAAPDIDPEEYYSLLANAADFVIERLDTDVVFVSMERTDVQHSHAVVSHMKNAERAEVLRRTYSPQQILHFVGHLEFAVGMRLHFLIFSALRETPFVALPYASKVKGFIEDLEMETPPLGTISAGQLIARLDRSWDTRHETRAKIRRLLPALQDRARETNRMIVDLLLSRRGQKAA is encoded by the coding sequence ATGAACCTCGGCGACGAGGCCATCCTCGACGGGATCCTCACGCAGCTCCGGGCGTCGATCCCGGCGGAGATCACCGTCTTCTCCCTCGATCCGCAGGACACGGCGCGCAGGCACCAAGTCGAGCGCGTCGTCCCCGTCCGCAGGCTCACCCGCAAGGAGGCCGCGGCCGAGGTCGGGCGGCTCGACCTCTTCCTCCTCGGGGGCGGCGGCATTCTTTACGATCGAGACGCCGCGACCTACCTGCGGGAGGTCTTCATCGCGAAGGAGCTCGGCGTCCCCGTCGCGCTGTATGCCGTGAGCGCGGGGCCGCTCCTGGATCCGGACGCGCGACAAGCCGTGCGGGCGGCCTTGAACGGGGCGGCCATCATCACGGTACGCGACAAGGAGGCCCGTCGCTTGCTCGAGGACGTCGGCGTGGACCGCGAGATTCACCTCACCGCGGATCCGGCCCTGCTCATCCACGAGGAGCCGTTGTCCATCGAGGCCATCAAGGCCGAGGGCGTCGAATTTGAGCGCCACCTCGTCGGCTTCTCCGTCCGGGAGCCGGGCCCCGCGGCGCCCGACATCGATCCCGAGGAATACTATTCGTTGCTCGCGAACGCGGCCGACTTCGTCATCGAGCGCCTCGACACCGACGTCGTGTTCGTCTCCATGGAGCGGACGGACGTGCAGCACAGCCACGCCGTCGTCTCCCACATGAAAAACGCCGAGCGCGCCGAGGTGCTTCGCCGGACGTATTCGCCGCAGCAGATCCTCCATTTCGTGGGGCACCTCGAGTTCGCGGTCGGCATGCGCCTCCACTTCCTGATCTTCTCGGCGCTGCGCGAGACGCCCTTCGTCGCGCTCCCGTATGCCTCCAAGGTGAAGGGGTTCATCGAGGACCTCGAGATGGAGACCCCGCCGCTCGGGACCATCAGCGCCGGTCAGCTCATCGCGCGGCTCGACCGCTCGTGGGACACGCGCCACGAGACCCGCGCCAAGATTCGCCGGCTCTTGCCCGCCCTGCAGGACCGGGCGCGCGAGACGAACCGCATGATCGTCGACCTCCTCTTGTCGCGACGTGGCCAGAAGGCGGCGTGA
- the mnhG gene encoding monovalent cation/H(+) antiporter subunit G yields MIVDILEGALLLVGSLFVLLACVGILRMPDLFTRLQVTSKASVLGMTCILTASALHFGEPAVTTRAIVIIAFVVLTMPVATHLLARAGYTTNVPLAPETVVNELVGHYDPTTHTLAGAEPRSRTFELLPGTAVIGKRIADLGLPPGVLIGSIYREGGTIVPRGQTILELGDKLEVLAEPAEIGRVREIFEAQVEAPEADEPDGKPS; encoded by the coding sequence GTGATCGTCGATATCCTCGAGGGCGCGCTCCTCCTCGTCGGCAGCCTGTTCGTGTTGCTCGCGTGCGTGGGGATCCTGCGCATGCCCGACCTGTTCACGCGCCTCCAGGTCACCTCGAAGGCCTCGGTCCTCGGGATGACGTGTATCCTCACGGCGTCCGCCCTGCATTTCGGCGAGCCGGCCGTCACCACCCGAGCCATCGTCATCATTGCTTTCGTGGTGCTCACGATGCCCGTGGCCACGCACCTGCTCGCGCGCGCCGGGTACACGACCAACGTGCCCCTCGCGCCCGAGACCGTGGTGAACGAGCTCGTGGGGCATTACGATCCGACGACCCATACCCTCGCCGGAGCCGAGCCGCGGAGCCGCACGTTCGAGCTCTTGCCCGGCACCGCCGTCATCGGCAAGCGGATCGCCGATCTCGGCCTGCCTCCCGGCGTGCTCATTGGCTCCATTTACCGGGAGGGCGGCACCATCGTGCCCCGGGGTCAGACGATCCTCGAGCTCGGCGACAAGCTCGAGGTGCTCGCCGAGCCTGCCGAGATCGGGCGCGTGCGCGAGATCTTCGAGGCCCAGGTCGAGGCGCCGGAGGCGGACGAGCCCGACGGCAAACCATCATAG
- a CDS encoding monovalent cation/H+ antiporter complex subunit F, whose product MTPLLLVAIAVVTVAFVAAFIRLLLGPSLPDRVVAMDLMATVGSAGIALYAMVTDHGVLLDAVMVLSLIFFLGTIAFAYYLERQGESP is encoded by the coding sequence ATGACCCCGCTCTTGCTCGTCGCCATCGCCGTCGTCACGGTGGCGTTCGTCGCCGCCTTCATTCGCCTCCTGCTCGGGCCGAGCCTGCCCGACCGCGTGGTCGCCATGGACCTCATGGCGACGGTCGGCAGCGCGGGCATCGCCCTGTATGCGATGGTGACCGACCATGGCGTCCTCCTCGACGCGGTGATGGTGCTGTCGCTCATCTTCTTCCTCGGCACGATCGCGTTCGCGTATTACCTCGAGCGGCAGGGGGAGTCGCCGTGA
- a CDS encoding Na+/H+ antiporter subunit D — MKVLLVLPVLVPMATAALALLFFRRERIQRALGLLGSLVELGVGVALLRAVVRGGIQSTQLGGWPSPYGITFVVDLFSALMVLLAGTIAVATSIYSVSDIDRERRAHGFYPLMHVLLMGTNGVFVTGDLFNLYVWFEVTLIASFVLLVLGNERPQMQGAIKYVAMNLISSALFLTGVGILYGSVHALNMADLSLKVPTLSAPIRTTLAMIFLVAFGIKAAVFPLFFWLPDSYHTPPVTVTALFAGLLTKVGVYALVRVFTLVFVSDGESTHALLLGIAAFTMAVGVLGAVSQREVRRILAFHSVSQVGYMVMGLGLFTSSSLAGAIFFVLHHAIIKSNLFLISGLMRPDGKDVRLDFQGGLLSRSPGLSACFLVTALSLAGLPPLSGFWAKLILVRSGLEVGSRGAAAVVATSLAVGLVTLISMTKIWNEAFWKPAPPEAELAPRPRVSRPRALLYVPVVLMTALGVTIGMAPEPLLEIVRRAAAQLADPTEYVRAVLGDARP, encoded by the coding sequence ATGAAGGTGCTCCTCGTCCTTCCCGTCCTCGTCCCGATGGCCACGGCGGCCCTCGCGCTCCTTTTTTTTCGGCGCGAGAGGATCCAGCGCGCGCTCGGCCTCCTCGGCAGCCTCGTCGAGCTCGGCGTCGGCGTCGCCCTGCTCCGCGCCGTGGTGCGGGGAGGCATTCAATCGACCCAGCTCGGCGGCTGGCCCTCGCCGTACGGGATCACGTTCGTCGTCGACCTCTTCTCGGCGCTGATGGTCCTGCTCGCGGGGACCATCGCGGTCGCCACGTCGATCTATTCGGTGTCCGACATCGACCGGGAGCGGCGCGCGCACGGGTTTTACCCGCTCATGCACGTGCTCCTCATGGGGACGAACGGCGTCTTCGTCACCGGCGACCTCTTCAATCTGTACGTCTGGTTCGAGGTGACGCTGATCGCGTCCTTCGTGCTCCTCGTGCTCGGCAACGAGCGGCCGCAGATGCAGGGCGCGATCAAGTACGTCGCGATGAACCTCATCTCGAGCGCCCTCTTCCTCACCGGCGTCGGCATCCTCTACGGATCCGTGCACGCCCTCAACATGGCCGACCTCTCGCTGAAGGTGCCGACCCTCTCGGCGCCGATCCGGACCACGCTCGCGATGATCTTCCTCGTCGCGTTTGGCATCAAGGCGGCCGTCTTTCCCCTCTTCTTCTGGCTGCCGGACTCGTATCACACGCCTCCCGTCACGGTCACCGCGCTCTTCGCGGGGCTCTTGACGAAGGTGGGCGTCTACGCGCTCGTCCGGGTCTTCACGCTCGTCTTCGTGAGCGACGGGGAATCGACCCACGCGCTCCTCCTGGGCATCGCGGCCTTCACCATGGCGGTCGGCGTGCTCGGCGCCGTGTCCCAGCGGGAGGTCCGGCGGATCCTCGCTTTTCATAGCGTGAGCCAGGTCGGCTACATGGTCATGGGCCTCGGCCTGTTCACGTCGTCGTCCCTCGCGGGGGCGATCTTCTTCGTGTTGCATCACGCGATCATCAAATCGAACCTCTTCCTCATCAGCGGGCTCATGCGACCCGACGGCAAAGACGTCCGCCTCGATTTCCAGGGCGGACTCCTTTCGCGGAGCCCCGGGCTCTCCGCCTGCTTCCTCGTCACGGCCCTCTCCCTCGCGGGCCTGCCGCCCTTGTCGGGGTTCTGGGCCAAGCTCATTCTGGTGCGGTCGGGGCTCGAGGTGGGGTCGCGCGGGGCCGCGGCCGTCGTCGCCACGAGCCTCGCCGTCGGCCTCGTCACGCTCATTTCAATGACGAAGATCTGGAACGAGGCCTTCTGGAAGCCCGCGCCTCCCGAGGCCGAACTCGCGCCGCGCCCGCGCGTCTCGCGGCCTCGCGCGCTCCTCTACGTGCCGGTCGTCCTCATGACCGCGCTGGGCGTCACCATCGGTATGGCGCCCGAGCCGCTCCTCGAAATCGTCCGGCGGGCCGCCGCGCAGCTCGCCGATCCGACCGAATACGTGCGCGCCGTGCTGGGGGACGCTCGCCCATGA
- a CDS encoding FAD-dependent oxidoreductase: MYAIRTDIAIIGGGLGACAAALAAARMGRRVVLTEETRWLGGQLTNQAVPPDEHPWIEEYGANRSYRALRDGIRAYYRRNLPLSAPSRALTTLNPGNGWVSKLCHDPRIAVAVLHELFAPYRLNGNLFELRFHRPISAWTHGDRVSGVVVRGRESGRDILIEADLFIDATPHGELLALAGVEHVLGQEARAETGEPHAAEVANPRAQQAITVCFAMEHLPGEDHTIDKPRQYDFWRECRPPNWPGRLLDWTHVRPDTGEPLTRGLYAGDDGHGLWTFRRILDKDVFEPGFARSDVTIVNWPQNDYWLGPVCGVDAAEAARNEDAARQLSLSVLYWLQTEAPRPDGGAGYPGLRLRSDVVGGTADGLAPAPYIRESRRIRAEFTVLEQHIAHPLRPHGPEVFDDSVGIGCYRIDLHPRVSGGGYLDMGCWPFQIPLGALLPVRVENLLPGGKNLGVTHITNGTFRVHPVEWGVGEAAGMLAAFCLDRRVPPRHVRARRELLADFQALLVQNGVELAWPKLRPL; the protein is encoded by the coding sequence ATGTACGCGATTCGCACCGACATCGCCATCATCGGCGGCGGGCTCGGCGCGTGCGCCGCGGCGCTCGCGGCGGCGCGGATGGGCCGCCGCGTGGTCCTCACCGAAGAGACGCGCTGGCTCGGCGGCCAGTTGACGAACCAGGCCGTCCCTCCCGACGAACACCCGTGGATCGAGGAGTACGGGGCGAACCGGAGCTACCGCGCCCTGCGCGACGGGATCCGCGCGTATTATCGCCGCAATCTGCCCCTCTCCGCGCCTTCGAGGGCCCTCACCACGCTGAACCCGGGTAATGGATGGGTCAGCAAGCTCTGCCACGACCCCCGGATCGCGGTCGCCGTCCTGCACGAGCTGTTCGCTCCGTACCGGCTCAACGGCAATCTCTTCGAGTTGCGCTTCCACCGGCCGATCTCGGCGTGGACGCACGGCGACCGCGTGAGCGGCGTCGTGGTCCGGGGTCGGGAGTCGGGCCGCGACATCCTCATCGAGGCCGACCTCTTCATCGACGCCACGCCACACGGCGAGCTCCTCGCCCTCGCGGGCGTCGAGCATGTCCTCGGGCAGGAGGCGCGCGCGGAGACGGGCGAGCCACACGCCGCCGAGGTGGCGAACCCGAGGGCCCAGCAGGCCATCACGGTGTGCTTCGCGATGGAGCACCTCCCCGGGGAGGACCACACCATCGACAAACCCCGTCAATACGATTTCTGGCGCGAATGCCGGCCGCCGAACTGGCCGGGCCGCCTGCTCGACTGGACCCACGTCCGCCCCGACACCGGCGAGCCATTGACGCGTGGCCTCTACGCAGGCGACGACGGCCACGGCTTGTGGACCTTCCGGCGTATCCTCGACAAGGACGTCTTCGAGCCGGGCTTCGCGCGGAGCGACGTCACCATCGTGAACTGGCCGCAGAACGATTACTGGCTCGGCCCCGTCTGCGGCGTCGACGCGGCGGAGGCCGCGCGGAACGAGGACGCCGCGCGCCAGCTCAGCTTGAGCGTCCTCTACTGGCTCCAGACCGAGGCGCCGCGCCCCGACGGAGGCGCCGGCTACCCTGGGTTGCGCCTGCGCTCCGACGTCGTCGGAGGCACCGCGGACGGCCTCGCGCCAGCGCCGTACATCCGCGAGTCACGCCGCATCCGCGCGGAGTTCACGGTGCTCGAGCAACACATCGCGCACCCGCTGCGCCCGCATGGCCCCGAGGTCTTCGACGACAGCGTCGGGATCGGTTGTTATCGCATCGACCTGCACCCGCGGGTCTCCGGCGGGGGGTACCTCGACATGGGGTGCTGGCCCTTCCAGATCCCGCTCGGAGCCCTCCTCCCGGTGCGCGTGGAGAATCTGTTGCCCGGGGGCAAGAACCTCGGGGTGACACACATCACGAATGGCACCTTCCGGGTCCACCCGGTCGAGTGGGGCGTGGGCGAGGCGGCGGGGATGCTCGCTGCGTTTTGCCTCGATCGCCGCGTCCCGCCGCGCCACGTGCGCGCCCGGAGAGAGCTGCTCGCCGATTTCCAGGCCCTGCTCGTCCAGAATGGCGTCGAGCTCGCCTGGCCGAAGCTCCGCCCCTTGTGA
- a CDS encoding Na+/H+ antiporter subunit C yields the protein MTLLLAIVVGALYASGLFLMLRRSIVKLAFGLVLLGHGTNLLILTAGGVVRGRPPLIPKGGAPLDAPPADPVAQALILTAIVISFAVVAFAIVLLHRVHRTMGSDDIDSLESTRP from the coding sequence ATGACCCTTCTCCTCGCGATCGTCGTCGGCGCGTTGTATGCGTCGGGGCTCTTCTTGATGCTCCGGCGCAGCATCGTGAAGCTCGCGTTTGGCCTCGTGCTCCTCGGGCACGGGACGAACCTCCTCATTCTCACGGCGGGCGGCGTCGTCCGCGGCCGTCCCCCGCTGATCCCCAAGGGCGGCGCGCCCCTCGACGCGCCGCCGGCCGATCCGGTCGCCCAGGCGCTCATCCTCACGGCGATCGTCATCAGCTTCGCGGTCGTCGCGTTCGCCATCGTGCTCCTTCATCGTGTCCATCGGACGATGGGCAGCGACGATATCGACTCTCTCGAATCGACCCGCCCATGA
- a CDS encoding Na+/H+ antiporter subunit E, which yields MRALVLNLFLAIVWVSLTGRVTAGGLAFGFLLGYLLLLWLRRLIGPTTYFEKVPGVLSFLLFYAKEMVRANLRVARDVISIRRKSRPGIVAVPLDLKTDLEITVLASLIALTPGTFGLDISSDRRVLFVHAMFVDSPDALRVSIKNDLERRVKELFR from the coding sequence ATGAGAGCCCTCGTCCTCAACCTGTTCCTCGCCATCGTCTGGGTGAGCCTGACCGGCCGGGTGACCGCGGGGGGCCTCGCCTTCGGCTTCCTCCTCGGGTATCTCTTGCTCCTCTGGCTCCGGCGCCTCATCGGCCCCACGACGTATTTCGAGAAAGTGCCGGGGGTCCTGTCGTTTCTGCTGTTTTACGCGAAAGAGATGGTCCGGGCGAACCTCCGGGTCGCCCGCGACGTCATTTCGATCAGGCGCAAGAGCCGCCCCGGCATCGTCGCGGTCCCGCTCGATCTGAAGACCGACCTCGAAATCACCGTGCTCGCGAGCCTCATCGCCCTGACGCCCGGCACCTTCGGCCTCGACATCTCGAGCGACCGCCGCGTCCTCTTCGTTCATGCGATGTTCGTGGACAGCCCGGACGCGCTGCGCGTCTCCATCAAGAACGACCTCGAGCGCCGCGTGAAGGAGCTCTTCCGATGA